From Peromyscus eremicus chromosome 3, PerEre_H2_v1, whole genome shotgun sequence, one genomic window encodes:
- the Dctn1 gene encoding dynactin subunit 1 isoform X3 produces MAQSKRHAYNRTPSASRMSAEAGARPLRVGSRVEVIGKGHRGTVAYVGATLFATGKWVGVILDEAKGKNDGTVQGRKYFTCDEGHGIFVRQSQIQVFEDGADTTSPETPDSSASKVLKREGADAAAKTSKLTTTRRPKPTRPASTGVSGASSSLGPSGSASAGELSSSEPSTPAQTPLAAPIIPTPALTSPGAAPPLPSPSKEEEGLRAQVRDLEEKLETLRLKRSEDKAKLKELEKHKIQLEQVQEWKSKMQEQQADLQRRLKEARKEAKEALEAKERYMEEMADTADAIEMATLDKEMAEERAESLQQEVEALKERVDELTTDLEILKAEIEEKGSDGAASSYQLKQLEEQNARLKDALVRMRDLSSSEKQEHVKLQKLMEKKNQELEVVRQQRERLQEELSQAESTIDELKEQVDAALGAEEMVEMLTDRNLNLEEKVRELRETVGDLEAMNEMNDELQENARETELELREQLDMAGARVREAQKRVEAAQETVADYQQTIKKYRQLTAHLQDVNRELTNQQEASVERQQQPPPETFDFKIKFAETKAHAKAIEMELRQMEVAQANRHMSLLTAFMPDSFLRPGGDHDCVLVLLLMPRLICKAELIRKQAQEKFDLSENCSERPGLRGAAGEQLSFAAGLVYSLSLLQATLHRYEHALSQCNVDVYKKVGSLYPEMSAHERSLDFLIELLHKDQLDETVNVEPLTKAIKYYQHLYSIHLAEQPEDSTMQLADHIKFTQSALDCMGVEVGRLRAFLQGGQEATDIALLLRDLETSCSDIRQFCKKIRRRMPGTDAPGIPAALAFGPQVSDTLLDCRKHLTWVVAVLQEVAAAAAQLIAPLAENEGLPVAALEELAFKASEQIYGSPSSSPYECLRQSCTILISTMNKLATAMQEGEYDAERPPSKPPPVELRAAALRAEITDAEGLGLKLEDRETVIKELKKSLKIKGEELSEANVRLSLLEKKLDSAAKDADERIEKVQTRLEETQTLLRKKEKDFEETMDALQADIDQLEAEKAELKQRLSSQSKRTIEGLRGPPPSGIATLVSGIAGEEQQRGGTPGQAPGALSGPGLVKDSPLLLQQISAMRLHISQLQHENSILKGAQMKASLAALPPLHVAKLSLPPHEGPGGELVDGALYRKTSQLLETLNQLSTHTHVVDITRASPAAKSPSAQLMEQVIQLKSLSDTIERLKDEVLKETVTQRPGATVPTDFATFPSSAFLRAKEEQQDDTVYMGKVTFSCAAGLGQRHRLVLTQEQLHQLHSRLIS; encoded by the exons ATGGCCCAGAGCAAGAGGCACGCGTACAATCGG ACTCCGAGTGCCAGCAGGATGAGTGCGGAAGCAGGTGCCCGGCCCCTGCGGGTAGGCTCCCGTGTAGAAGTGATTGGAAAAGGCCACCGAGGCACTGTGGCCTATGTTGGAGCCACACTCTTTGCCACTGGCAAATGGGTGGGCGTGATCCTGGATGAAGCAAAAGGCAAGAACGATGGCACTGTCCAGGGAAGGAAGTATTTCACATGTGATGAAGGCCATGGCATCTTCGTACGCCAATCCCAG ATCCAAGTATTTGAAGATGGAGCAGATACTACTTCCCCAGAGACTCCTGACTCTTCTGCTTCAAAGGTCCTCAAGAGAG AGGGAGCGGATGCAGCTGCAAAGACCAGCAAACTG ACCACAACCCGACGGCCCAAG CCTACTCGCCCAGCCAGTACGGGGGTGTCGGGGGCCAGTAGCTCCCTGGGCCCCTCTGGATCAGCATCAGCCGGTGAACTAAGCAGCAGTGAGCCCAGCACCCCAGCTCAGACTCCGCTGGCAGCACCCATCATTCCCACACCagccctcacctctcctggagCAGCACCCCCACTTCCTTCTCCCTCGAAG gaggaggaagggctgAGGGCCCAGGTGCGGGACCTGGAGGAGAAACTGGAGACTCTGCGTCTGAAGCGGTCAGAAGACAAGGCGAAGCTGAAAGAGCTGGAGAAGCACAAGATCCAGCTGGAGCAGGTGCAGGAATGGAAGAGCAAAATGCAGGAGCAGCAGGCAGACCTGCAGCGGCGCCTCAAAGAGGCGCGGAAG GAAGCCAAGGAGGCGCTGGAGGCAAAGGAGCGCTACATGGAGGAGATGGCAGACACAGCTGATGCCATTGAGATGGCCACTCTGGACAAGGAGATGGCTGAAGAGCGGGCTGAGTCTCTGCAGCAGGAGGTGGAGGCACTGAAGGAACGTGTGGATGAGCTCACCACAGACTTGGAGATCCTCAAGGCTGAGATTGAAGAGAAAG GCTCAGACGGGGCGGCATCCAGCTACCAGCTCAAGCAGCTAGAGGAGCAGAATGCCCGCCTAAAGGACGCCCTGGTGAG GATGCGAGATCTCTCTTCCTCAGAGAAGCAGGAGCATGTGAAGCTCCAGAAGCTCATGGAGAAGAAGAACCAGGAGCTGGAGGTTGTGAGGCAGCAGCGGGAGCGTCTTCAGGAGGAGCTGAGCCAGGCGGAGAGCACCATTGATGAGCTTAAGGAGCAG GTCGACGCTGCGCTGGGTGCTGAGGAGATGGTGGAGATGCTGACTGACCGGAACCTGAATCTAGAAGAGAAAGTTCGGGAACTGCGGGAGACCGTGGGGGATTTG GAAGCAATGAACGAGATGAATGATGAGCTGCAGGAGAATGCACGTGAGACAGAGCTGGAGCTCCGTGAGCAGCTGGACATGGCAGGAGCCCGAGTTCGGGAGGCCCAGAAGCGTGTGGAAGCAGCCCAGGAGACAGTTGCGGACTATCAGCAGACCATCAAGAAGTACCGCCAGTTGACCGCACACCTGCAG GATGTCAACCGGGAGCTGACAAACCAGCAGGAAGCGTCTGTGGAGAGACAGCAGCAGCCACCGCCCGAGACGTTCGATTTCAAAATCAAGTTCGCCGAGACCAAGGCTCATGCCAAG GCCATTGAGATGGAGTTGAGACAGATGGAGGTGGCCCAGGCCAACCGGCACATGTCCCTGCTCACGGCCTTCATGCCTGACAGCTTCCTTCGGCCAGGCGGAGACCACGACTGTGTCCTGGTGCTGCTGCTCATGCCCCGCCTCATATGCAAG GCAGAGCTCATCCGGAAGCAGGCCCAGGAGAAGTTTGACCTCAGCGAGAACTGTTCTGAGCGGCCTGGGCTCCGAGGAGCTGCTGGGGAGCAGCTGAGCTTTGCTGCGGGCCTGGTGTACTCGCTGAGTCTGCTGCAGGCCACGCTGCACCGCTATGAGCA TGCCCTCTCCCAGTGCAACGTGGACGTGTATAAGAAGGTGGGCAGCCTCTACCCTGAGATGAGTGCCCACGAACGCTCCTTAGATTTCCTCATTGAGCTGCTGCACAAGGATCAGCTGGACGAGACTGTCAACGTGGAGCCCCTCACCAAGGCCATCAAGTACTACCAG CATCTGTACAGCATCCACCTTGCCGAACAGCCCGAGGATTCCACCATGCAGCTGGCTGACCACATCAAG TTCACCCAGAGTGCCCTGGACTGTATGGGCGTGGAGGTGGGGCGGCTGCGTGCCTTCCTGCAG GGTGGGCAGGAGGCAACAGATATTGCTCTTCTTCTCCGAGACCTGGAAACATCATGCAGTGACATCCGCCAGTTCTGCAAGAAGATCCGAAGGCGAATGCCAGGGACAGATGCTCCTGGGATCCCAGCAGCACTGGCCTTTGGACCACAG GTATCCGACACACTCCTCGACTGCAGGAAGCACTTGACGTGGGTGGTGGCTGTTCTGCAGGAGGTGGCGGCTGCCGCCGCCCAGCTTATTGCCCCCCTGGCAGAGAATGAAGGGCTCCCTGTGGCTGCGCTGGAGGAGCTGGCTTTCAAAGCCAGCGagcag ATCTACGGGAGCCCCTCCAGCAGCCCCTATGAGTGTCTGCGCCAGTCATGTACCATCCTCATCAGCACGATGAACAAGCTGGCCACAGCCATGCAGGAGGGCGAGTACGACGCAGAGCGGCCACCCAGCAAG CCTCCTCCGGTTGAACTTCGGGCTGCAGCCCTGCGGGCAGAGATCACGGATGCTGAAGGTCTGGGTTTGAAGCTTGAAGACCGAGAGACAGTTATCAAGGAGTTAAAGAAGTCGCTCAAGATTAAG GGGGAGGAGCTGAGTGAGGCCAACGTGCGGCTGAGCCTCTTGGAGAAGAAGCTGGACAGCGCTGCCAAGGATGCAGACGAGCGCATCGAGAAAGTCCAGACTCGGCTGGAGGAGACTCAGACCCTGCTGCGGAAGAAGGAGAA AGACTTCGAGGAGACTATGGATGCGCTCCAGGCTGACATCGACCAGCTGGAGGCCGAGAAGGCCGAACTAAAGCAGCGGCTGAGCAGCCAGTCCAAGCGCACAATTGAGGGGCTCCGGGGCCCCCCTCCCTCAGGCATCGCTACCCTGGTCTCTGGCATTGCTGGTG AAGAACAGCAGCGAG GGGGCACTCCTGGGCAGGCTCCCGGCGCCTTGTCAGGCCCGGGGCTGGTGAAGGACTCACCACTGCTGCTTCAGCAGATCTCTGCCATGAGGCTGCAcatctctcagctccagcatgAGAACAGCATCCTCAAA GGAGCCCAGATGAAGGCGTCCTTGGCCGCTCTGCCCCCTCTGCATGTTGCAAAGCTTTCCCTCCCACCCCACGAGGGCCCTGGTGGCGAGCTGGTGGATGGGGCTCTGTATCGCAAGACCAGCCAGCTGTTGGAGACGCTGAATCAGCTGAGCACGCACACCCATGTAGTAGACATCACTCGAGCCAGTCCAG CTGCCAAGAGCCCATCAGCTCAGCTTATGGAACAAGTGATTCAGCTCAAGTCCCTGAGCGACACCATCGAGAGGCTCAAG gatGAGGTCCTCAAGGAGACAGTAACTCAGCGTCCCGGAGCTACGGTCCCCACTGACTTTGCCACCTTCCCTTCATCAGCCTTCCTCAGG GCCAAGGAGGAGCAGCAAGACGACACAGTCTACATGGGCAAAGTGACCTTCTCGTGTGCAGCAGGCCTAGGACAGCGACACCGGCTGGTGCTGACCCAGGAGCAGCTGCACCAGCTTCACAGCCGCCTCATCTCCTAA
- the Dctn1 gene encoding dynactin subunit 1 isoform X5 encodes MAQSKRHAYNRTPSASRMSAEAGARPLRVGSRVEVIGKGHRGTVAYVGATLFATGKWVGVILDEAKGKNDGTVQGRKYFTCDEGHGIFVRQSQIQVFEDGADTTSPETPDSSASKVLKREGADAAAKTSKLTTTRRPKPTRPASTGVSGASSSLGPSGSASAGELSSSEPSTPAQTPLAAPIIPTPALTSPGAAPPLPSPSKEEEGLRAQVRDLEEKLETLRLKRSEDKAKLKELEKHKIQLEQVQEWKSKMQEQQADLQRRLKEARKEAKEALEAKERYMEEMADTADAIEMATLDKEMAEERAESLQQEVEALKERVDELTTDLEILKAEIEEKGSDGAASSYQLKQLEEQNARLKDALVRMRDLSSSEKQEHVKLQKLMEKKNQELEVVRQQRERLQEELSQAESTIDELKEQVDAALGAEEMVEMLTDRNLNLEEKVRELRETVGDLEAMNEMNDELQENARETELELREQLDMAGARVREAQKRVEAAQETVADYQQTIKKYRQLTAHLQDVNRELTNQQEASVERQQQPPPETFDFKIKFAETKAHAKAIEMELRQMEVAQANRHMSLLTAFMPDSFLRPGGDHDCVLVLLLMPRLICKAELIRKQAQEKFDLSENCSERPGLRGAAGEQLSFAAGLVYSLSLLQATLHRYEHALSQCNVDVYKKVGSLYPEMSAHERSLDFLIELLHKDQLDETVNVEPLTKAIKYYQHLYSIHLAEQPEDSTMQLADHIKFTQSALDCMGVEVGRLRAFLQGGQEATDIALLLRDLETSCSDIRQFCKKIRRRMPGTDAPGIPAALAFGPQVSDTLLDCRKHLTWVVAVLQEVAAAAAQLIAPLAENEGLPVAALEELAFKASEQIYGSPSSSPYECLRQSCTILISTMNKLATAMQEGEYDAERPPSKPPPVELRAAALRAEITDAEGLGLKLEDRETVIKELKKSLKIKGEELSEANVRLSLLEKKLDSAAKDADERIEKVQTRLEETQTLLRKKEKDFEETMDALQADIDQLEAEKAELKQRLSSQSKRTIEGLRGPPPSGIATLVSGIAGGGTPGQAPGALSGPGLVKDSPLLLQQISAMRLHISQLQHENSILKGAQMKASLAALPPLHVAKLSLPPHEGPGGELVDGALYRKTSQLLETLNQLSTHTHVVDITRASPAAKSPSAQLMEQVIQLKSLSDTIERLKDEVLKETVTQRPGATVPTDFATFPSSAFLRAKEEQQDDTVYMGKVTFSCAAGLGQRHRLVLTQEQLHQLHSRLIS; translated from the exons ATGGCCCAGAGCAAGAGGCACGCGTACAATCGG ACTCCGAGTGCCAGCAGGATGAGTGCGGAAGCAGGTGCCCGGCCCCTGCGGGTAGGCTCCCGTGTAGAAGTGATTGGAAAAGGCCACCGAGGCACTGTGGCCTATGTTGGAGCCACACTCTTTGCCACTGGCAAATGGGTGGGCGTGATCCTGGATGAAGCAAAAGGCAAGAACGATGGCACTGTCCAGGGAAGGAAGTATTTCACATGTGATGAAGGCCATGGCATCTTCGTACGCCAATCCCAG ATCCAAGTATTTGAAGATGGAGCAGATACTACTTCCCCAGAGACTCCTGACTCTTCTGCTTCAAAGGTCCTCAAGAGAG AGGGAGCGGATGCAGCTGCAAAGACCAGCAAACTG ACCACAACCCGACGGCCCAAG CCTACTCGCCCAGCCAGTACGGGGGTGTCGGGGGCCAGTAGCTCCCTGGGCCCCTCTGGATCAGCATCAGCCGGTGAACTAAGCAGCAGTGAGCCCAGCACCCCAGCTCAGACTCCGCTGGCAGCACCCATCATTCCCACACCagccctcacctctcctggagCAGCACCCCCACTTCCTTCTCCCTCGAAG gaggaggaagggctgAGGGCCCAGGTGCGGGACCTGGAGGAGAAACTGGAGACTCTGCGTCTGAAGCGGTCAGAAGACAAGGCGAAGCTGAAAGAGCTGGAGAAGCACAAGATCCAGCTGGAGCAGGTGCAGGAATGGAAGAGCAAAATGCAGGAGCAGCAGGCAGACCTGCAGCGGCGCCTCAAAGAGGCGCGGAAG GAAGCCAAGGAGGCGCTGGAGGCAAAGGAGCGCTACATGGAGGAGATGGCAGACACAGCTGATGCCATTGAGATGGCCACTCTGGACAAGGAGATGGCTGAAGAGCGGGCTGAGTCTCTGCAGCAGGAGGTGGAGGCACTGAAGGAACGTGTGGATGAGCTCACCACAGACTTGGAGATCCTCAAGGCTGAGATTGAAGAGAAAG GCTCAGACGGGGCGGCATCCAGCTACCAGCTCAAGCAGCTAGAGGAGCAGAATGCCCGCCTAAAGGACGCCCTGGTGAG GATGCGAGATCTCTCTTCCTCAGAGAAGCAGGAGCATGTGAAGCTCCAGAAGCTCATGGAGAAGAAGAACCAGGAGCTGGAGGTTGTGAGGCAGCAGCGGGAGCGTCTTCAGGAGGAGCTGAGCCAGGCGGAGAGCACCATTGATGAGCTTAAGGAGCAG GTCGACGCTGCGCTGGGTGCTGAGGAGATGGTGGAGATGCTGACTGACCGGAACCTGAATCTAGAAGAGAAAGTTCGGGAACTGCGGGAGACCGTGGGGGATTTG GAAGCAATGAACGAGATGAATGATGAGCTGCAGGAGAATGCACGTGAGACAGAGCTGGAGCTCCGTGAGCAGCTGGACATGGCAGGAGCCCGAGTTCGGGAGGCCCAGAAGCGTGTGGAAGCAGCCCAGGAGACAGTTGCGGACTATCAGCAGACCATCAAGAAGTACCGCCAGTTGACCGCACACCTGCAG GATGTCAACCGGGAGCTGACAAACCAGCAGGAAGCGTCTGTGGAGAGACAGCAGCAGCCACCGCCCGAGACGTTCGATTTCAAAATCAAGTTCGCCGAGACCAAGGCTCATGCCAAG GCCATTGAGATGGAGTTGAGACAGATGGAGGTGGCCCAGGCCAACCGGCACATGTCCCTGCTCACGGCCTTCATGCCTGACAGCTTCCTTCGGCCAGGCGGAGACCACGACTGTGTCCTGGTGCTGCTGCTCATGCCCCGCCTCATATGCAAG GCAGAGCTCATCCGGAAGCAGGCCCAGGAGAAGTTTGACCTCAGCGAGAACTGTTCTGAGCGGCCTGGGCTCCGAGGAGCTGCTGGGGAGCAGCTGAGCTTTGCTGCGGGCCTGGTGTACTCGCTGAGTCTGCTGCAGGCCACGCTGCACCGCTATGAGCA TGCCCTCTCCCAGTGCAACGTGGACGTGTATAAGAAGGTGGGCAGCCTCTACCCTGAGATGAGTGCCCACGAACGCTCCTTAGATTTCCTCATTGAGCTGCTGCACAAGGATCAGCTGGACGAGACTGTCAACGTGGAGCCCCTCACCAAGGCCATCAAGTACTACCAG CATCTGTACAGCATCCACCTTGCCGAACAGCCCGAGGATTCCACCATGCAGCTGGCTGACCACATCAAG TTCACCCAGAGTGCCCTGGACTGTATGGGCGTGGAGGTGGGGCGGCTGCGTGCCTTCCTGCAG GGTGGGCAGGAGGCAACAGATATTGCTCTTCTTCTCCGAGACCTGGAAACATCATGCAGTGACATCCGCCAGTTCTGCAAGAAGATCCGAAGGCGAATGCCAGGGACAGATGCTCCTGGGATCCCAGCAGCACTGGCCTTTGGACCACAG GTATCCGACACACTCCTCGACTGCAGGAAGCACTTGACGTGGGTGGTGGCTGTTCTGCAGGAGGTGGCGGCTGCCGCCGCCCAGCTTATTGCCCCCCTGGCAGAGAATGAAGGGCTCCCTGTGGCTGCGCTGGAGGAGCTGGCTTTCAAAGCCAGCGagcag ATCTACGGGAGCCCCTCCAGCAGCCCCTATGAGTGTCTGCGCCAGTCATGTACCATCCTCATCAGCACGATGAACAAGCTGGCCACAGCCATGCAGGAGGGCGAGTACGACGCAGAGCGGCCACCCAGCAAG CCTCCTCCGGTTGAACTTCGGGCTGCAGCCCTGCGGGCAGAGATCACGGATGCTGAAGGTCTGGGTTTGAAGCTTGAAGACCGAGAGACAGTTATCAAGGAGTTAAAGAAGTCGCTCAAGATTAAG GGGGAGGAGCTGAGTGAGGCCAACGTGCGGCTGAGCCTCTTGGAGAAGAAGCTGGACAGCGCTGCCAAGGATGCAGACGAGCGCATCGAGAAAGTCCAGACTCGGCTGGAGGAGACTCAGACCCTGCTGCGGAAGAAGGAGAA AGACTTCGAGGAGACTATGGATGCGCTCCAGGCTGACATCGACCAGCTGGAGGCCGAGAAGGCCGAACTAAAGCAGCGGCTGAGCAGCCAGTCCAAGCGCACAATTGAGGGGCTCCGGGGCCCCCCTCCCTCAGGCATCGCTACCCTGGTCTCTGGCATTGCTGGTG GGGGCACTCCTGGGCAGGCTCCCGGCGCCTTGTCAGGCCCGGGGCTGGTGAAGGACTCACCACTGCTGCTTCAGCAGATCTCTGCCATGAGGCTGCAcatctctcagctccagcatgAGAACAGCATCCTCAAA GGAGCCCAGATGAAGGCGTCCTTGGCCGCTCTGCCCCCTCTGCATGTTGCAAAGCTTTCCCTCCCACCCCACGAGGGCCCTGGTGGCGAGCTGGTGGATGGGGCTCTGTATCGCAAGACCAGCCAGCTGTTGGAGACGCTGAATCAGCTGAGCACGCACACCCATGTAGTAGACATCACTCGAGCCAGTCCAG CTGCCAAGAGCCCATCAGCTCAGCTTATGGAACAAGTGATTCAGCTCAAGTCCCTGAGCGACACCATCGAGAGGCTCAAG gatGAGGTCCTCAAGGAGACAGTAACTCAGCGTCCCGGAGCTACGGTCCCCACTGACTTTGCCACCTTCCCTTCATCAGCCTTCCTCAGG GCCAAGGAGGAGCAGCAAGACGACACAGTCTACATGGGCAAAGTGACCTTCTCGTGTGCAGCAGGCCTAGGACAGCGACACCGGCTGGTGCTGACCCAGGAGCAGCTGCACCAGCTTCACAGCCGCCTCATCTCCTAA